One stretch of Cryptococcus neoformans var. neoformans B-3501A chromosome 5, whole genome shotgun sequence DNA includes these proteins:
- a CDS encoding hypothetical protein (HMMPfam hit to Metallophos, Calcineurin-like phosphoesterase, score: 77.7, E(): 2.9e-20; HMMPfam hit to Mre11_DNA_bind, Mre11 DNA-binding presumed domain, score: 307.1, E(): 2.6e-89), with product MSAPNRVPDSQPSSETGDEPPLSIVEPDLENCFRILIATDNHIGYAEKDPVRGQDSINTFREILELARDHDVDFILLAGDLFHENRPSRTCMHQTIALLREFTLGDKPIEFELLSDPMDGSTPGFSFPAVNYEDPNINIAIPVFSIHGNHDDPQGTGPEGALCALDVLSVSGVLNYFGKSDLVADENAADNPEKGIQIRPVLLRKGTTHVALYGCGNIRDQRMYQELRANKVKMFMPTGGNVPDSEWFNILLVHQNRVRHGPQNYVPENMFDDSMRLVIWGHEHDCRITPESVADKSYFITQPGSSVATSLAPGEAIPKHVGLLSIQGSQFQLEEIPLKTVRPFELDEVVLSYAAEQGAVDLNDRDSITSFLREQVEALILQAKKNWKEKNNGSAKNMMLPLIRLKVETTDAKEMVNPVRFGQEYVNRVANPRDILQYYRKKKNERKVKNNPDMPDIDHDEWEEDPESLTADERLSKLRMATLVKQYLQAQSLDVLVENGMEDAVMRFVDKDDKDAIKDFVADTLRMVGRKMKEKEVKEDDVDLAMAEAKVKEYNRYADSNPVPPQSVKGKNKQRDSDVDSMAASDDDMDLDEMPTQQRAPVRRTTAKQSVRSAKGKGKQPLFDDASEEEEEEEDEEEEEEEPAPTKSRGRAAAASTKKAPAKKAPARTPAKSTTKAPARRVPTASQRSTGRGVTQSQLTFSRSGAGKASAVPIELSSDED from the exons ATGTCGGCTCCGAATCGCGTACCCGACTCACAACCAAG TAGCGAAACAGGAGATGAGCCGCCTCTCAGTATCGTGGAACCAG ACCTGGAGAA TTGTTTTCGTATTCTCATCGCTACCGACAACCACATAGGATATGCGGAGAAAGATCCGGTCCGAGGACAAGACTCTATCAACACTTTTCGGGAAATATTGGAGCTCGCTAGAGATCACGACGTCGATTTCATTCTCCTTGCAGGTGACTTGTTCCATGAGAATAGGCCAAGCCGAACTTGTATGCACCAGACAATAGCTCTACTAAGAGAGTTCACCTTGGGTGACAAGCCAATTGAA TTCGAACTTTTGAGTGATCCGATGGATGGGTCTACGCCTGGTTTCTC TTTTCCGGCTGTCAACTACGAAGATCCAAATATTAACATCGCCATTCCCGTCTTTTCAATCCATGGCAATCATGACGATCCTCAAGGCACCGGTCCC GAGGGTGCACTATGTGCATTAGATGTTCTTTCCGTTTCTGGAGTCCTTAACTACTTTGGAAAATCAGACCTTGTCGCTGACGAAAATGCCGCCGATAACCCAGAAAAAGGTATTCAGATCCGACCTGTTCTTCTGCGAAAAGGTACAACGCATGTGGCACTGTATGGTTGCGGTAACATCAGGGATCAAAGAATGTATCAGGAGCTACGGGCAAACAAGGTCAAGATGTTTATGCCGACAGGAGGAAATGTGCCCGATAGCGAATGGTTCAacattcttcttgtccatcAAAATCG CGTCCGACATGGCCCTCAGAATTACGTTCCCGAGAACATGTTTGACGATTCTATGCGACTTGTCATTTGGGGCCATGAGCACGATTGCAGGATCACCCCCGAGAGCGTCGCCGATAAAAGTTATTTCATAACGCAGCCTGGAAGTTCGGTGGCCACCAGTTTAGCACCAGGAGAAGCAATACCCAA GCATGTTGGGCTTCTGTCTATTCAAGGATCCCAATTTCAACTCGAGGAAATACCTCTCAAAACCGTGAGGCCGTTTGAGTTGGACGAGGTTGTGCTGTCGTACGCTGCAGAGCAAGGAGCTGTAGATTTGAACGATAGGGATAGTATCACTTCTTTCCTTCGAGAACAA GTGGAGGCATTGATTCTGCAGGCTAAAAAAAattggaaggagaagaataaCGGCAGCGCCAAAAACATGATGCTTCCCCTTATCAGACTGAAA GTCGAAACAACGGATGCCAAAGAGATGGTCAATCCGGTCAGATTCGGTCAAGAGTATGTCAATCGCGTTGCCAATCCTCGAGATATCTTGCAGTACTACCGTAAGAAAAAGAATGAGCGAA AGGTCAAGAACAATCCTGACATGCCGGATATCGACCATGAtgagtgggaagaagatccCGAATCTTTGACTGCCGACGAGCGACTCTCCAAACTCCGTATGGCAACGCTTGTCAAGCAATATCTCCAAGCTCAAAGCTTGGATGTGTTGGTGGAGAACGGGATGGAAGATGCTGTGATGCGCTTTGTAGATAAGGATGATAAGGATGCTATCAAGGA CTTTGTGGCCGACACTCTCAGAAtggtggggaggaagatgaaggagaaggaggttaAAGAGGATGACGTTGATCTTGCG ATGGCCGAAGCAAAAGTGAA AGAATACAACAGATATGCTGACAGCAACCCAGTTCCTCCGCAA AGTGTCAAAGGGAAGAATAAGCAGCGGGATTCAGATGTGGATAGTATGG CGGCAAGCGATGACGACATGGATTTGGACGAGATGCCGACTCAACAGCGAGCTCCGGTGAGACGTACAACCGCGAAACAGTCAGTTAGGTCAGcgaagggcaagggcaaaCAGCCTCTG TTTGATGACGcttcagaagaagaagaagaagaggaggatgaggaagaggaggaagaagaacctGCACCCACAAAAAGTCGAGGacgagcagcagcggctTCGACCAAGAAGGCACCTGCGAAAAAAGCACCTGCAAGAACGCCTGCTAAGTCGACGACAAAGGCACCAGCTAGAAGAGTTCCTACAGCCAGTCAACGCTCGACAGGGAGAGGAGTAACGCAATCACAATTAAC GTTTTCAAGGTCTGGTGCAGGCAAGGCATCAGCAGTGCCAATCGAACTGTCATCAGATGAGGATTAG
- a CDS encoding hypothetical protein (Match to ESTs gb|CF188046.1|CF188046, gb|CF192518.1|CF192518, gb|CF190223.1|CF190223; HMMPfam hit to ADH_zinc_N, Zinc-binding dehydrogenase, score: 308.4, E(): 1.1e-89): MTTLQGVSIPKTQTAAVVPSVGDPIKIDNQAKVIQANELKSGQCLVKITHTGVCHTDLHAKQGDWPIPPKNPLIGGHEGVGHIVAIGANTVNSPVQLGDRVGIKWLANSCLTCEACRRGFEMNCDHAELSGYTIDGTFAEYVVSFVNHVTPIPPSLDSAGAASILCAGVTSYKALKVSNTKVGDWVALPGAGGGLGHLAIQYAKAMGLKVVAIDTGAAKEKLVKSLGADAWVDFKTTKDLVADVKAATGGQGPAAAVVTASHKTGYSQAIDYLKPSGTLVAVGLPNAEMGANVFWTVFKSIRIQGSYVGNRQDAIESLQLVEDGKVKVIFEQKPLADLKAVYEGLEEGKIAGRIVLQVAKE; encoded by the exons ATGACCACTCTTCAAGGCGTTTCTATCCCCAAGACTCAAACTGCAGCCGTCGTCCCCTCGGTCGGAGATCCCATCAAGATTGACAACCAGGCCAAGGTCATTCAGGCCAACGAGCTCAAGTCCGGCCAGTGTCTCGTCAAGATTACCCACACCGGTGTCTGCCACACTGACTTGCACGCCAAGCAGGGTGACTGGCCAATTCCCCCCAAGAACCCTTTGATTGGTGGTCATGAAG GTGTCGGTCACATTGTCGCCATTGGTGCTAACACTGTCAACTCCCCCGTCCAGCTCGGTGACCGAGTGGGTATCAAGTGGCTCGCCAACTCCTGTCTCACCTGTGAGGCTTGCCGACGAGGCTTCGAGATGA ACTGTGACCACGCAGAGCTCTCTGGCTACACCATTGATGGTACCTTCGCCGAATACGTTGTCTCTTTCGTCAACCACGTTACCCCCATCCCGCCGTCCCTTGACTCTGCTGGTGCCGCCTCTATCCTCTGTGCTGGTGTTACCTCTTATAAGGCACTCAAGGTTTCCAACACGAAGGTCGGTGATTGGGTTGCCCTTCCCGGTGCTGGTGGCGGTCTCGGTCACCTTGCTATCCAGTACGCCAAGGCCATGGGTCTCAAGGTCGTTGCCATCGACACTGGGGCTGCCAAGGAGAAGCTCGTCAAGTCTCTCGGTGCCGATGCTTGGGTTGACTTCAAGACCACTAAAGACCTCGTTGCCGACGTCAAGGCTGCCACTGGGGGTCAAGGTCCAGCCGCTGCTGTTGTGACTGCTTCCCACAAGACTGGTTACTCTCAGGCTATCGACTACCTAAAGCCCTCTGGTACTTTGGTCGCTGTCGGTCTCCCCAACGCTGAGATGGGTGCCAACGTCTTCTGGACAGTCTTCAAGAGTATCCGAATCCAGGGTTCTTACGTTGGTAACCGACAGGACGCTATCGAATCCCTCCagcttgttgaggatggaaaggtCAAGGTCATCTTTGAGCAGAAGCCTCTTGCCGACCTTAAGGC CGTCTACGAGGGTCTcgaagaaggcaagattGCCGGCCGAATAGTCCTCCAGGTCGCGAAGGAGTAG
- a CDS encoding hypothetical protein (Match to ESTs gb|CF193422.1|CF193422, gb|CF193421.1|CF193421; HMMPfam hit to PTPLA, Protein tyrosine phosphatase-like protein, PTPLA, score: 167.3, E(): 3.1e-47): protein MPHVAAPSRQALERERLHRHAQQPSSSLSHAAARRLSPLKLYLLAYNILSALLWGHLLVLTLSFLLAGPAAPRFVDHLRGSYDYHSLGWWTKWTQTLAVLEVVHAALGWVRSPVGTVASQVASRLWTVWGVVEAAPEITHGHPLFTTMLFAWSLTEVIRYSFYALSLLSISAPALNYLRYTTFIPLYPLGAASEAFLSFATLPALAPVVSRAVTNVMAQAPREIMKSKVGREVLWWCAKHGGGTAGAQQDWGWIEIVRAGLFLLWWPALYVLYTYMLKQRRKVLGKGKTVGGVSKAQ, encoded by the exons ATGCCCCACGTCGCTGCGCCCAGCCGCCAAGCCCTCGAGCGGGAACGTCTCCACCGCCACGCCCAGCAGCCCTCCTCGTCCCTCTCCCACGCCGCCGCCCGCCGCCTCTCCCCCCTCAAGCTCTACCTCCTCGCCTACAACATCCTCTCCGCCCTTCTCTGGGGCCatctcctcgtcctcaccctctccttcctcctcgccgGCCCCGCCGCGCCCCGCTTCGTGGACCACCTCAGGGGCTCGTACGACTACCACAGCCTCGGATGGTGGACGAAATGGACCCAGACCCTCGCCGTGCTCGAAGTCGTGCATGCCGCCCTCGGCTGGGTCAGGAGTCCGGTCGGCACCGTCGCCAGCCAGGTCGCCAGCCGGCTTTGGACCGTCTGGGGCGTCGTCGAGGCCGCTCCTGAGATC ACCCACGGCCACCCCTTGTTCACCACCATGCTCTTCGCCTGGTCCCTCACCGAAGTCATCCGCTACTCGTTCTAcgctctctccctcctctccatctccgcccCCGCCCTCAACTACCTCCGCTACACAACATTCATCCCGCTCTACCCGCTCGGCGCCGCTTCCGAGGCCTTTCTCTCGTTCGCGACCCTCCCTGCTTTGGCGCCCGTGGTCAGCAGGGCGGTAACTAATGTAATGGCCCAAGCGCCGAGGGAGATCATGAAGAGTAAAGTGGGGAGGGAAGTGCTCTGGTGGTGTGCGAAACATGGCGGGGGGACGGCTGGCGCGCAGCAAGACTGGGGGTGGATCGAGATTGTGCGAGCGGGGctgttcctcctctggTGGCCTG CCCTTTATGTCCTCTATACCTACATGCTCAAACAGCGCCGAAAGGTTTTgggaaagggcaagacCGTAGGCGGGGTTAGCAAGGCGCAATAA
- a CDS encoding hypothetical protein (HMMPfam hit to eIF-5_eIF-2B, Domain found in IF2B/IF5, score: 215.6, E(): 9.3e-62) produces MKKKKKKVTVADAEETPEPSPAPAPAPVDDTPAPVAEAVAEVEVEAPVATPEPSTEKPAEDSGDLFTDLKKKKKKKKDIPLDLESAEPSATVDGLDVPMKKKKSKKTTDFSKELQDLDAEQHHENADIEGDLGDDVFQKSGEGETSESGKEAWVVENRDPTYPELLKRFFNLLHAHNPELAGEKRRYTIVPPQVAREGTKKTLFANITDICRRMRRQPEHVIQFLYSELGTTGSVDGAQRLVMKGRYTQKQIENVLRKYIVEYVTCKICKSPDTILDKENRLYFMTCESCGSRRSVSAIKTGFQAQIGKRIKAA; encoded by the exons atgaagaagaagaagaagaaggttaCCGTTGCCGACGCTGAAGAGACTCCCGAGCCatcccccgcccccgcccctGCGCCTGTTGATGACACTCCCGCTCCGGTCGCTGAGGCTGTGGCtgaggttgaggttgaAGCTCCTGTCGCCACCCCCGAGCCTAGCACAGAGAAGCCTGCAGAGGACAGTGGCGATCTGTTTACCGacttgaaaaagaagaagaagaagaagaaggatatcCCTCTTGACCTT GAATCTGCCGAGCCCTCTGCCACTGTTGACGGTCTTGACGTGcccatgaagaagaaaaagtccAAGAAGACTACGGATTTTTCGAAAGAACTGCAAGACCTCGACGCTGAGCAGCATCACGAAAATGCGGATATTGAGGGTGACCTCGGAGACGACGTGTTCCAGAAATCTGGCGAGGGAGAGACGAGCGAGTCGGGCAAGGAAGCTTGGGTTGTCGAGAACCGAGACCCTACGTACCCCGAACTGCTTAAGCGgttcttcaacctcttACACGCCCACAATCCGGAACTTGCTGGTGAGAAGAGACGATACACCATCGTTCCTCCTCAAGTCGCTCGAGAAGGTACAAAGAAGACTCTTTTCGCCAACATTACCGATATCTGCAGGAGGATGCGAAGACAGCCGGAGCACGTTATTCAGTTCTTGTACTCTGAGTTGGGTACGACCGGAAGTGTGGACGGTGCGCAGAGATTGGTGATGAAGGGAAGATATACACAAAAACAGATTGAGAACGTGTTGAGAAAGTATATCG TGGAGTATGTCACATGCAAGATTTGCAAGTCTCCCGACACTATTCTCGACAAGGAGAACCGACTGTACTTTATGACCTGCGAGTCGTGTGGATCTC GACGATCCGTGTCTGCGATCAAGACTGGTTTCCAGGCGCAAATTGGAAAGAGGATCAAGGCGGCGTAG
- a CDS encoding hypothetical protein (Match to ESTs gb|CF192324.1|CF192324, gb|CF191359.1|CF191359, gb|CF190757.1|CF190757; HMMPfam hit to ATP-synt, ATP synthase, score: 302.8, E(): 5e-88) translates to MLSRAARPAIALARAANQQQAGMATLKEIEQRLKSVRNIEKITKSMKVVASTKLTRAEKAMREAKKYGAANNELFKHTEAQSETEPKILYVGISSDGGLCGGIHSSISRYIKKEMAEQPGALAVVGDKPKAQLSRAMSQAFKVSFSAVGKDVPTFGEASAIADEIVKNGGEWDVIKIVSNKYLSAISYEAGTTTVISAKALQEAAGFQQYEMEEDVSKDLAEFALANAIYTALVEGHAAEISARRTAMENASNNALDMMGSLQLQYNRGRQAVITNELIDIITGASAL, encoded by the exons ATGCTCTCCCGCGCAGCCAGGCCAGCCATCGCCCTCGCAAGGGCCGCcaaccagcagcaggcCGGTATGGCCACCCTCAAGGAGATTGAGCAGAG GTTGAAGTCTGTCAGGAACATTGAAAAGATCACCAAG TCTATGAAGGTCGTCGCTTCCACCAAGCTCACTCGTGCGGAGAAAGCTATGCGAGAGGCCAAGAAGTATGGTGCTGCCAACAACG aaTTGTTCAAGCACACCGAGGCCCAGTCCGAAACCGAGCCCAAGATCCTCTACGTCGGTATCTCTTCTGACGGTGGTCTCTGCGGTGGTATCcactcttccatctctcgaTACATCAAAAAGGAGATGGCCGAGCAGCCCGGTGCCCTCGCCGTCGTCGGTGACAAGCCCAAGGCTCAGCTCTCCCGTGCCATGTCCCAGGCGTTCAAGgtctccttctccgctgTCGGCAAGGATGTCCCCACTTTCGGCGAGGCTTCCGCCATCGCCGACGAGATTGTCAAGAACGGCGGCGAATGGGATGTCATCAAGATCGTCTCCAACAAGTACCTCTCCGCCATCTCTTACGAGGCCGGTACCACCACCGTCATCTCCGCCAAGGCTCTCCAGGAGGCCGCTGGTTTCCAGCAGTacgagatggaggaggatgtctCAAAGGACCTTGCCGAGTTTGCTCTCGCCAACGCCATTTACACTGCTCTTGTCGAAGGTCACGCTGCTGAGATTAGCGCTAGGAGGACTGCCATGGAGAACGCTTCCAAC AACGCTCTTGACATGATGGGCTCCCTCCAGCTCCAGTACAACCGTGGTCGTCAAGCCGTTATTACCAACGAACTTATCGACATTATCACT GGTGCCTCTGCTCTTTAA
- a CDS encoding hypothetical protein (HMMPfam hit to Pro_isomerase, Cyclophilin type peptidyl-prolyl cis-trans isomerase, score: 314.9, E(): 1.2e-91), translated as MPEGKKDDGQGKKDDNPIKKDDKPLPNVYLKISINGKEVGKVVIKLYDDVVPKTCANFRSLCTGNKPDQTPLPPSFTYRSTPFHRIIPSFMIQSGDFERQDGTGGVSIYGEKFPDENFEKKHDKVGLVSMANCGAHSNGSQFFITTVEKCEWLDGKHVVFGEVVEGMDVVKEVESKGNKEGKPPKDKIIISACGAV; from the exons ATGCCCGAAGGTAAGAAGGACGACGGacaaggcaagaaggacgaCAATCCGATCAAGAAAGACGATAAACCTCTTCC TAATGTCTATCTCAAAATATCTATCAATGGGAAAGAAGTGGGCAAAGTGGTGATCAAATTGTATGACGATGTGGTACCCAAGACGTGTGCCAATTTTAGGTCTCTGTGTACTGGCAAC AAACCAGACCAAACCCCACTCCCACCCTCATTCACCTACCGCTCCACCCCCTTCCACCGTATCATCCCCAGCTTTATGATCCAGTCTGGCGATTTCGAACGACAGGACGGTACGGGCGGGGTGAGTATCTATGGCGAGAAATTCCCGGATGAGAATTTTGAGAAAAAGCATGATAAAGTCGGGTTGGTGAGTATGGCGAATTGTGGTGCCCATTCGAATGGGAGCCAGTTTTTTATTACGACGGTCGAGAAGTGTGAGTGGTTAGA CGGGAAACACGTAGTGTTCGGGGAAGTGGTAGAAGGCATGGATGTCgtgaaagaggtggaaTCAAAGGGGAACAAGGAAGGCAAACCTCCCAAGGACAAGATTATCATCTCTGCCTGCGGAGCCGTCTGA